A stretch of Hippoglossus hippoglossus isolate fHipHip1 chromosome 20, fHipHip1.pri, whole genome shotgun sequence DNA encodes these proteins:
- the LOC117753554 gene encoding probable cationic amino acid transporter, whose product MAAWLSRVSLGDAWYNMCTRLLRTKPVGSMARGSDDLTELGDGSAAGLAKVLTTVDLVSLGVGSCVGTGMYVVAGLVAKAMAGPGVILSFIIAAVASILSGVCYAEFGVRVPKTTGSAYTYSYVTVGEFVAFFIGWNLILEYLIGTAAGASALSSMFDSLANHSISNYMITHLGTLRGLGKGEDTYPDLLALFIALLVTAIIALGVRNSVGFNNVLNVVNLVVWVFMIIAGLFFLSAGNWEGGRFLPYGWSGVMKGAATCFYAFIGFDIIATTGEEAKNPNTSIPYAITASLVTCLTAYVSVSVILTLMVPYDLIDGSAPLIEMFAVHGFLWGKYTVAVGSIAGLTVSLLGSLFPMPRIIYAMAQDGLLFRCLSHVSALTHTPAAACLVSGIFAALLALLVSLRDLIEMMSIGTLLAYTLVSVCVLLLRYQPDEHTDTHQFSSGEDIDDLKHQDDGVTPTKDDQMLIEDSGGDGSSSYHAGGTEGEGDDSDFHTGHASLLKRLLGGHYYTLRLRVGMPDASARPTPATGRIVTRCTLLLFFMSFLLWSTVIFGVEQGTGAGAVFSGLMATAMAGSMAKLLIMIIQQPESTQRLPYMAPCVPFVPAAAILVNSYLMLKLSPLTWARFTVWCLIGLLIYGCYGVWHSTLELNAREQQAHASSYQRYDDHLDDTFSPDDDLCPQEQDERPYQGWSAPEERGQQQQQQQQNQNEEQNQYEGREGEQCEDGGEEYGYQSAPGRRHIGRGDGSRGRTNHGFDAGEEDD is encoded by the exons ATGGCGGCGTGGCTGAGCCGGGTGTCCCTGGGCGACGCCTGGTACAACATGTGCACCCGCCTGCTGCGAACTAAGCCTGTGGGCTCCATGGCTCGCGGCTCAGACGACCTCACCGAGCTCGGAGATGGGTCGGCGGCCGGTCTGGCCAAGGTGCTGACCACCGTGGACCTGGTGTCGCTCGGCGTGGGCAGCTGTGTCGGCACGGGGATGTATGTGGTCGCTGGGCTGGTCGCCAAGGCCATGGCCGGGCCGGGGGTCATCCTGTCGTTTATTATTGCAGCGGTGGCCTCGATACTGTCAG GTGTGTGCTACGCAGAGTTTGGTGTCCGGGTCCCCAAAACCACCGGCTCAGCCTACACCTACAGCTACGTGACGGTCGGAGAGTTTGTGGCGTTCTTCATCGGCTGGAACTTGATCCTGGAGTATCTGATCGGCACAGCGGCGGGGGCCTCGGCTCTCAGCAGCATGTTCGACTCGCTGGCCAATCACAGCATCAGTAACTACATGATAACACACCTGGGCACGCTCAGAGGACTCG GTAAAGGGGAGGACACTTACCCAGACCTGCTCGCCCTGTTCATCGCCCTCCTGGTGACGGCAATCATCGCTCTCGGCGTGCGTAACTCGGTGGGCTTCAACAATGTCCTCAATGTGGTCAACCTGGTGGTGTGGGTCTTCATGATCATCGCCggactcttcttcctctctgccggCAACTGGGAGGGCGGCAGGTTCCTGCCGTACGGCTGGTCAGGG GTGATGAAAGGTGCCGCGACGTGTTTCTACGCCTTCATTGGCTTCGACATCATCGCGACAACAGGAGAGGAGGCGAAAAACCCAAACACCTCCATCCCGTACGCCATAACCGCCTCGCTGGTCACCTGCCTCACCGCCTACGTGtcg GTGAGCGTGATCCTGACCCTCATGGTTCCCTACGACCTGATCGACGGCTCGGCTCCTCTCATAGAGATGTTCGCGGTGCACGGTTTCCTGTGGGGGAAGTACACGGTGGCTGTGGGCTCCATCGCCGGCCTCACCGTCTCCCTGCTGGGATCTTTGTTCCCCATGCCCAGGATCATCTACGCCATGGCCCAGGACGGACTGCTGTTCAG GTGCCTGTCACACGTCTCTGCTCTCACCCACACTCCCGCGGCGGCGTGCTTGGTGTCTGGGATCTTCGCGGCCCTCCTCGCTCTGCTGGTGAGCCTCAGGGACCTGATTGAGATGATGTCCATCGGCACGCTGTTGGCCTACACCCTggtcagcgtgtgtgtgctcTTACTACGCTACCAGCCGGACGAACACACCGACACGCACCAGTTTAGCTCCGGTGAGGACATAGATGACCTGAAGCACCAGGACGACGGAGTCACGCCCACAAAAGACGACCAGATGCTGATCGAAGACTCGGGCGGGGACGGATCTTCATCCTACCACGCTGGTGGGACTGAAGGAGAGGGAGACGATTCTGATTTCCACACAGGCCACGCCTCATTGCTGAAAAGGCTTCTGGGAGGTCATTACTACACGCTGAGGTTGCGGGTTGGAATGCCTGACGCGTCGGCCCGGCCCACGCCTGCCACCGGCCGCATAGTGACCAGatgcaccctcctcctcttcttcatgtcCTTCCTCCTGTGGTCCACCGTGATATTTGGCGTTGAGCAGGGAACGGGGGCTGGGGCGGTGTTTTCGGGGCTGATGGCCACAGCGATGGCGGGTTCCATGGCGAAGCTTTTGATTATGATTATACAACAGCCAGAGAGCACGCAGAGACTGCCCTACATGGCGCCCTGCGTGCCCTTTGTCCCTGCTGCGGCCATCTTGGTCAACAGCTACCTCATGCTGAAACTGTCTCCACTCACCTGGGCCAGGTTCACCGTCTGGTGCCTCATCG GTCTGCTGATCTATGGCTGCTACGGAGTGTGGCACAGCACGCTGGAGCTGAACGCCCGCGAGCAGCAGGCGCACGCCAGCTCCTACCAGCGCTACGACGACCACCTGGACGACACCTTCTCCCCTGACGACGACCTTTGCCCCCAGGAACAAGACGAGAGACCCTACCAGGGCTGGTCGGCCCCGGAGGagagggggcagcagcagcagcagcagcagcagaaccagaaTGAGGAGCAGAACCAGTATGAGGGCCGAGAGGGGGAGCAGTGTGAGGACGGTGGTGAGGAGTATGGATACCAGTCTGCACCAGGTCGCCGGCACATAGGCCGAGGTGACGGGTCCAGGGGACGGACCAATCACGGCTTCGATGCAGGCGAAGAGGACGACTGA
- the rpl22l1 gene encoding 60S ribosomal protein L22-like 1 codes for MAPMKPKRPTVGRKAKKGAAWRFTLDLTHPVEDGILDSANFETFLKERIKVNGKTGNLGNTVQVGRMKNKINVSSEKQFSKRYLKYLTKKYLKKNNLRDWLRVVASDKETYELRYFQISQDDEESETDE; via the exons ATGGCGCCG ATGAAACCGAAGAGACCAACTGTTGGTAGAAAGGCCAAGAAGGGAGCAGCCTGGAGGTTCACCTTGGACCTGACCCACCCTGTGGAGGACGGGATCCTGGACTCCGCAAACTTT GAAACCTTCCTCAAAGAGAGGATAAAGGTCAATGGAAAGACGGGGAATCTAGGGAACACCGTCCAGGTGGGACGCATGAAGAACAAGATCAACGTCTCGTCTGAGAAGCAGTTCTCCAAAAG GTATCTGAAGTATCTGACAAAAAAGTACCTGAAGAAGAACAACCTGCGTGACTGGCTCCGAGTGGTGGCGTCGGACAAGGAGACGTACGAGCTGCGTTACTTCCAGATCAGCCAGGACGACGAGGAGTCCGAGACAGACGAGTAA